The following coding sequences are from one Lolium rigidum isolate FL_2022 chromosome 6, APGP_CSIRO_Lrig_0.1, whole genome shotgun sequence window:
- the LOC124664056 gene encoding uncharacterized protein LOC124664056, which produces MEAWNRRAKRRRKGGDDDNEEEEYVLLELDDCFYSNVQPNSPYILSVRFGYTPTLIVGDGLKMIGEYKETVGTCYAFSESDAPPKSIHDGMAPPKENKGKQASNSKEAPARTKAVKHLSSVQKILKFRSIGEDHQDYRAYLDKDK; this is translated from the exons ATGGAGGCGtggaacagaagg gcgaagaggcggcgcaagggtggTGATGACGATAATGAAGAAGAAGAGTATGTGTTGCTAGAGTTGgatgattgcttttattccaacgtCCAACCAAATTCTCCATATATACTCTCTGTAA GGTTTGGATACACTCCTACCTTGATAGTTGGTGATGGCCTGAAGATG ATTGGTGAGTACAAAGAAACGGTTGGCACGTGCTATGCATTTTCAGAAAGTG ATGCTCCACCAAAATCCATTCACGACGGGATGGCCCCTCCCAAAGAAAATAAGGGAAAGCAAGCCAGCAATAGCAAGGAAGCACCAGCACGAACCAAGGCAGTGAAACATCTCTCGAGCGTTCAAAAGATACTCAAATTCCGGTCCATCGGTGAGGATCATCAGGACTACAGAGCATATCTGGACAAGGACAAATAA
- the LOC124664057 gene encoding uncharacterized protein LOC124664057, producing the protein MAATTAARIWSIGQPTASREWGNSTGAQQAGFYQLKSEWRAKTWPGYEVVKRRRKAGDDDNEEEEYVLLELDDCFYSNVQPNSPYILSGLDTLTPTLIVGDGLKMIGEYKETVGTCYAFSESDAPPKSIHDGMAPPKENKGKQASNSKEAPARSKAVKHLSSVQKILKFRSIGEDHQDYRAYLDKDK; encoded by the exons ATGGCGGCAACGACCGCGGCTAGGATCTGGTCGATTGGGCAGCCGACGGCCTCCCGCGAGTGGGGGAACAGTACGGGGGCGCAGCAGGCGGGTTTCTACCAGCTAAAATCAGAATGGAGAGCAAAGACTTGGCCAGGATATGAGGTG gtgaagaggcggcgcaaggctgGTGATGACGATAATGAAGAAGAAGAGTATGTGTTGCTAGAGTTGgatgattgcttttattccaacgtCCAACCAAATTCTCCATATATACTCTCT GGTTTGGATACATTGACTCCTACCTTGATAGTTGGTGATGGCCTGAAGATG ATTGGTGAGTACAAAGAAACGGTTGGCACGTGCTATGCATTTTCAGAAAGTG ATGCTCCACCAAAATCCATTCACGACGGGATGGCCCCTCCCAAAGAAAATAAGGGAAAGCAAGCCAGCAATAGCAAGGAAGCACCAGCACGATCCAAGGCAGTGAAACATCTCTCGAGCGTTCAAAAGATACTCAAATTCCGGTCCATCGGTGAGGATCATCAGGACTACAGAGCATATCTGGACAAGGACAAATAA